The genomic interval TCCCAACCAACTGAAAACGCCAATACATAGTCCGTTTCTTTTCCTTTAACCGCGGGCCGGTTATCATAGTTTAATGTATATCCTATCTTGATATAAAAGTCATGTGGCAGGTCATATTTCGCATCAAAGATAAAATCAGTACGCCACCTGCCATTTTCTGTAAAACTTGGATAAACCCAGATATTGCTGAGCAGGTTCAGATCTCCAATATCAAAAAGATTAAGTTCTGAACCAAAGTAACCTTCAAGACTGCTCCTACTTGCTGTTGCATTGGTAAAACTCTCGTTATTAAAAGACAAACCAGCGCCAAGCCCCCAATATTGCTTATTCGTATGAACAATGTATTTACCAGCTCCAAGTTTTCCCGTTGTTCTCAGATCCAAAGCTTGTTCAGTATTGGAAAGTAAATCCACAGAGGCAGCTAAATACCAATCTTTCTGTAAAAAATATTTTCCGGCGATTCCTCCTTCGGTTCTTTTGGTCTCTGCCACACTATCCTGGCTTGAGCGGGTATCATCGTAAAATAGATCCATTTGCCATTTGTCGGCCATGTATCCAAATTTGCTCCTGACATTGTATTGCTTCAGGTTATTTGCTTTAGTAAAGCTTAATCCCACGTCAAGACTGGCATGAGCCCGGCTCCAGAAATCTGATTTCAATCCTTTCAGGAACACCATTTCTTCGAGAGTTGTTTCTGTTTTACTCCCATCATCACCATTAATGATGA from Bacteroidota bacterium carries:
- a CDS encoding DUF481 domain-containing protein; protein product: MRFKKNLLISYCLLLGIATQAQKDSLVLKNGDIIVGEIKSMDKGVLTIETDYSKKDFTVEWDGVKEIFSKSHFLVTLKNGQRINGTVESVESGKKIIINGDDGSKTETTLEEMVFLKGLKSDFWSRAHASLDVGLSFTKANNLKQYNVRSKFGYMADKWQMDLFYDDTRSSQDSVAETKRTEGGIAGKYFLQKDWYLAASVDLLSNTEQALDLRTTGKLGAGKYIVHTNKQYWGLGAGLSFNNESFTNATASRSSLEGYFGSELNLFDIGDLNLLSNIWVYPSFTENGRWRTDFIFDAKYDLPHDFYIKIGYTLNYDNRPAVKGKETDYVLAFSVGWEL